TACTGTCAATATCTAATCCTGGAGCGAAAATCCTCCAGGTTTTCTCCAGGTGAAAACTACATGATGTGGAGTAGAATATCAACTAACATCAGCTCACAGTTGACCCACTAACTCTCCGAACAAAGCAAACTCTAAGCAGATAGAACAAAGATCTTTAAATTCGCTATTAAGAAGATCATtcctattattaattaatatcgctctttaaattaaatttgaaaactatTCTCTTAACTAATTTCCTTTAAGAAGATTTAAATCTCATCAAAAAGGAGAATTCTATTATGAAAGGGGAATTATATATGGTGCCTCTGCATAAAAAgtgctaaaaattaaaaggagaattcaaaaaatttaaaaaagaccaaaaattCCCCTTGGAGAGTAATcatcaatatttttgtttattcttcgAAGAGCACATTACTCTGTGATCCTTGTGCGTTTTGTCTGCTGGCCTATGAGctgaacgaattttttttttgcaaaaatttccacttcCCCTGAAACgttcattgattgattgagGAAATTATAAATTCCTTTCAAATCTCGAATAGAAGCATTTTCCCAGAATCAACATGGGAAACGGACGGAGCTAATAAATAATGCTTTTTGTATTCATAGAGTACAGTGTTGTATAGAAAAATCGAATTAGTAAGAGAAGCATGAAATAATAATTGCATTCATGCTGCATTCATAtcaagattttcttcaaaatttctggaaaattctgcaGTGGTCAGCGCTGCGAACACATCTCAGGACCACTATTTCCGTGAAAACACACCTAAAGTGGAGTCCTATTCGCAAAAATAAACCTTAATTGCGGTTGTAAACATGGAAAGCTATGACGTTTCGGATGTAAATATACGGTAAATCCAAGATTTCCCaggaattccagtaaaaaaagaaggtagAATAATTTTTGTGAGTTAATTTCGAgagtttcttcatttcttccataCATGACCATAAGATCCCTAGCGTCTCCGAGTGCCTTTGTTTCGCTATGTTGTTCGCGGCCAAAGCGCTTGGTCAAGGGTGGATTACGGTACGGTTATAAACTTAGGATGTTGTTCGGGCTTAATCCTTGCGTACAGCGCTGATCAAAGGCATAACGCATCAACGCAGATGAGACGaaacaacacacacacacacacttgaCTAGACTCAGCGGGCAGCCGCCACTATACGGTAGTTGAACACTTGTGTAAATATACACTACTATGTAGTGCTGCGTTGCGTAAAGCTTCCTGAATCAGAAAGTTGTGATTTTTGAACGACCGATGACGTTACGGAATGAGAGAGAGACGGAAAGTTTTTCATATGGAATATTATTGGAAGAAGATCCttagaagaaattattttcttaaattcagtatttctataattttatttaattattccgtgtactttgaaaaacaacagaaaacagCAAAGATACTAATAATCTGCTCGTTTGTTTTATTCTATCCTTTCCCTAACAAAGGATCCTTTGGGATCGCAACGGTAAAACGAAACTCTTCTCcggcgaaaagaaaaaagttaaatccaaaaaaagaaacgaatttcacaatttcacaaaaacattGGTCTTGGGTCAGGCTTAGCCTGAATGGATCACCGCCTGTGCTGGAATGCTTTAAACAATTAGGATAAGAATCTTGTGTATTTTCACCTCatcttccagtttttttccataatataTGGGGTTCAACGGGACAGAAATACAGAGACAAATAAATGGAGAAAAACTACAGGactctctcttcttcttctccttctctctcCTCCATTCTTTCTCTCTGTGTAACTGCTACACCTATCACTTAAAGGTTTTAAGAATGCAGAACTTTTATGAATGAACTAATCTTCATTGTTTACTGACATCAGTTAATTATAAAGTGAATATTTCCGCTCGGAGAAAAGAAGACTGTTTCATTTAATCAACACGTTTTTATTTcccgattttttaaaacgtaTACCTCCCAGACTAGAGCAAGTTTCCGAACAAATCATCGCCATTCTCTGCGTTTTTGTATAAAACGGCTGCGTAAATATAAGCGTACAGCTGGGCATAGTGCCACGTTTCTCCAAACAAAAGAGACGCGTATtcgtttcaaaacaaaaaacgtgCACATATAGGAGGAAACTTCGGAGCAACGTCGCCAAAACTatggatggaaaaaattatgagTCATCAAAATGTTTAAGTTTTATGGTTGACATCGTCAAATACATTCGTGAACCctcattctctctttttttacggcattgaGGTCTCTGAACACATCTTTTTTGTTAGCTTTCAAGCAAAATTTATGTAGCAGTCCATTAACTGTCgtgagacaaaaaaaaagttaaaaagtcgAGTAGAAAAGGAATTTTAAGGAAACGCACAAAAACTGGtttaattcaattaatttcaaaaaaaaaacagaactaaaTATTTCTACAGTAACAGTAAGTACAAAAACtggtttaatttaattaatttcaaaaaagaaactgaactAAATATTTCTACAGTAAGTATGAAGATAAGATCCTGacttccttcctttttgtGTCGGGAACTGAAAAGCTCCAAAAATGCGGAGGACCGATTTCATGGAAGGTCCACCTTCTATTATCTATGCAAGGGGTCCTAGAATCAAGCCAAATCAACATCGACTGTTAGTTTAACGTATACGGTATTAGTCTATTTCGTGGACagagagtgaaaaaaaaaccgacaatTCCATCGGCAGACTCTATCGTTTGGTCCAAGGACGAGTTGGTCATACTTACTTCCGTGTAACCTTGTAAAGAACGAGTAGATAGCCTCTATTAAGTTGCCGCGTCGCCTAGGAAAGGAGAACCTTTACCGATCAAGGTTTTCGTCATTGTGTGCAGAATTAAAGCAATGACCTCTGATCAATTGTAAATAGTGCGGATTTTcggactaaaaaaaattcaagggCACCAAAAACTGCACATATTTTAATTATACATTTTATAGCAGGAAATACtagcagttaaaaaaaacaaggaaaaaaacaatttttaggcAAGCTAAGGAGTCgccgaaaaaaatctgagtaGAAGAAAtgatcgaattttttttagagagttCTGAGTTCTTCATGCTTAACTCGTTGATGACAATGTCCGacgttgtttctttttgccgCGTGGGAAAATTTGCGATGATGTTGGAAGGCAGCATCATGAAAATACATTCAGAATGATTAGAATATTTAATGAAATGATAATCTTGTTTGGAGACATTTTCGGACGacacacgcaaaaaaaaaccgttgtcTCACGCATATTTTTTAATATGTAAAATGTGTGAATATGTAAAAACCGCTTCGTCGTCAATGTTTTAATGGGAAATCATAAATCACACTATAGTACATACCTTACTCTGTAATTTACCGTAAATCCGAAAAAAGCACGAACCATCCACGTACGTCGAAAAATTTATGAGAACAGCAAAATCACTAGGGAATTCCGAAAAGAATGTAAATCATACAAAAGCGAAAAACCATTTTGCACCGAAAACTGCATCAAATTTCGCAATGTCAACAAATTTCCTGGTCCgtagaaaaaacaactacgGATTGCacttgatttattttattgtaggAGCTGTTGATGCATAATTGAAACGATTTTAGAATTGAAACGATGAAACAATTttatacgattttttttctcctgtaaaCGTAGTTTTTCTGTGATTGCACACATTTAGAACAATTTTTAGGATTATTTTTAGCCTTGTACATAACTAACTAATTAACGGAGTATCTCGTCTCAGGTCCACAAATGTACTGAAATGAAGGACGAAAATCACGAAGGCTTGATCGGATGCTACCTTCACCAGATCGTGGAtatttaaacatttttcataGTCCTTTAAGATCGATGCTATATTACCGGATAGAATCATGGAAAATTGTTACTTATACatggtaatgcctttaaatcggATTAACCTATCCTTAAACTCTTTTTATTgtcttttagttcttttttgcgAAAGTTTCCGGAGCCTTTGCTTGCAACATCGTAATCTTAACACATTAATTACGATAAAAACGTGGAACAGGCACGACAAGAGGACGAGTTTTCTTATGACATTTAACTAGTAAAAACTGATGTTCACAGTTCCACAGCTGGAgataaatttctcttttcatagCGATTAATTAGCATGCTAACGATTAATGAAGATTAATTAGCTACACAACGAATTCCGGTTCGATTCTTTTCGCGTCTTTGAAAAGTCCCTCCTCACCTGTGACTGGCAGTGCGCTTTACACCTCACATCGCCATCAATCAATTGTTTTGTCAACTCTTATgacatttcgaaaaatgtcAACGTTAAAacgtcaggaaaaaaagaacgtccGAACCAAGATGGTTCGATAAGTTttttacggatttttttttcagactgcAGAAATGTCACATCAGCATCCACAATATTGATGTAATATGTGGAAGCGCTTAAACTCAGCCCACTCAACCTATTTATATCGATGAAGTGCTGAGTAAAAGTACAAGATGTGTGCACGAGGGCAGGGAATGTTCAAAACATAGAGACATTACAGGTCCAGAAATCCGAATGTGATGATAATCGCAGTAGCAACACTTCATCGTAAGCTCTATTACTTTTCTACtaaatctaaaatttctaGTCACTACTAAAAACTAGACAACTAACCAAaaactttttcagaaaaactaaGGTTAGTCCAAAATTTCTTTGCGTGAGAAATGATTTCCTAGGTCCGCTAACGGGGAAGGTAATaagtgaagagaaattttgaaggaatttgttttttgaaaattttgaactttttgatttgaagaatttttgaaggaaaggaATTTTCGACTATTTTCCCCTTAAGGTATATGTACGTTTAGCGAATTTACTGAGAAAATCCCCCTTTTTAGAGGGTCGCTAATCAcaaatagctttttttctcggcaCCATGGAAGAAAGATGAACCGTTTAGTTCCACCATAAGAACAATATTGTCATTAAGGGGTATATCCGTGTAATATGCAATTTATCGTATGGAAACCAGTCCAGCCAATAGTCATACAATCACATAAAATCCAGATGATGCAAAACTTCCCAAAAACCCATAATCTGTCGTACTATTCGATAATTTGTACATACACTAACACTAGAGTACTGTATTCCCGTTAGGACAGAACAAAAGCGATTGGAAGTTTGCTAACTAATCGTGTTGGGACGAACTAAAACTCCGAACTTGGAAAATAGAGTAAATTATGTAACAGTTAGGTAATAAAATGCTaccttcttgaatttttttgtgtagATGTATTTACATTTCATTTACTTCTACATTTTGATTGATATCAGGTGGAAACTGTACTTATGAAGTTAGAACGGTTTTAAGAACTATTCGTAGAAATACTAATATGATTCATGAAGTTCCCAtgatttttatcctccatcaaaacaaaacacagcAAAGACTGTGTTTACCGTTTGTCATCAGGGTCATTCGTTATTTGTACTGTTGTGATTGCAAGTAATCCTTGAATTCTGTAGAATTGAAAGGGAGCGTTCTGCTATTTGTCAGCAAAATACACAGATTAGGATTTTGAGTGGACAGAAAGGGAAACGTCTTTAACATATTCTTCTTTTGAGTTTgataaagaagcaaaaaaaacatttcaaaaaaaaacaaaaaaaatatatggttGTGTCTTTTCTAGGAGGTCCATTTCGACGTGAGGGATGCTCCGTATCTAGAAGGACTCGTCGGAGTTTAACATTTTTCAGAACAgttcaataaaaatgaaactacCCAAGTGTTAGGAGAAGGTGCAAATAATGATAAAGAAAATAGTATTGATTAATATCTGCGTGTTAATCATTCGAAAGTCCACACAAAATTTGACTTCCATACGAATTTACAACAATTACCACTGaaattttgcaccaacctagtaaaggagaaaaaataaaagcaaagcCAAAGCGTCCTCAAgcgatttttattcttcccaTGCTTTTCCCGAGTGGTTTTTGATAGGTGAAAAAGACGTCTCTATCGACGTATGACCTTGAGAGCGCTGCTTCCCTTTTTTTGTCCCGGATAAAGGCAATTCGATGAGGGGAAGGCGATCGCCTGCCCTCCCTGGTATTGTGTTCGTCGCCGATGGACAATTCATCACACGGTAGCCTAGCAAAGGCATGCGAAttagcacacacacacagacagatGGAAAGAGCAGCTGCGACCTGGCAAAAATGATCGACAcacaaagagaaagagaacagaaaaggaagagagtCCAGCAGAGGACTAGCATCAAATTCTTACAGCTTTAATGGTCCTTATGGGAGCATAGCAGATTACGgtggaaaaaatgtagaagaaagTGTAGAAGGACACAGCAAAGGAAGggctgaagaaaaattctatgtTAACTACACTTACCGTACATTTTCCCCTCATCGCTGATGATAATTTTCCGCCGACCACAAGGTGGGTAGATGGCTAGGGCTTCTTGGAACGCCTTGAAAAGGTGGTTTCATTTCAGGATGAGCACTAACCGAACCGGTAACCGTAATCGTAATCGTGATAAGTAGCACCTGATCAATGTCTACGCTCCACACCCCCTCGGCATCTCCGGCTGCCAAATCGGAACCGGCACTCGAGGAGGATTGGGTAGGTTCAGGCTGTGTACCAGCAGGATCACCAGCCGGTGGAGAGAGCTGCAACGGTAATATTCAAGCTAAATAGGTACTGTAGTTGTACCGTATGCGGCGCATCTACATCTTCGAGTGTTATTGTACTTAGTGTGAATACTACTGCaacatgactttttttttagaaataaatgtgTTTATAAGTGATAATGcagagaattttcaaaagttttcaacaatttccAGCCATTTCGAACATATTCTGCCTAATTGTTTCATGGATTGGCATTAAacactttttccaaaaaataagcTACCGTAATTGagtgaaatcgaaaaaaaaacgtacagtAATCATCTGGCCTCCATTCAGCTGAGAAGCTCCTTGCCATGCTTCCTTCTTGAACGAATCATAGGTGGGAGTAAgcctgaaaaatgaaaaaaaaactcttgctACGCTATCAATTTTACCATTCCAATATTATTTCTTGACTTTTTAATAAACGCTGAAATTAATACTAAGAGTGTCTGAGAAACAACTACAGTAATACAAGTGATACCTTTCTTATTAATGGAATATTGTTATCTCCaacgaaaatagaaaaataaatatacgtACGTGAACAATTTTGTCCTGAAACGCTTATTTCAGCTGTAGTTAGCGCCATAAGGTTAAGTTTTGACATCTAGTATTCGTAGGAAACGattctttctcaaaaatgtACCCGACAAGAACACTTAACGTATAAAAAACAACTACTTGACGCTAATCTGGTGCacaaaaggagaaattcagctttttttcagtgaacCAAAAACCTACAGAAGATCTATCGATATGTGATCGTACGTAATTGTTGATGTGTTTCTATTCAGGTCGATTATGAGTTCGATTTCTAGCCCAAACAAGAGCATATTTACGCATAAATTTTATCGTTTCGTCTACCGTATATGTAGATAACAGGAGAACGGCAGGTCTTGTCTCCTATCCAATGGGGTCCCCGATGGGCCCCCTGTAACGGTAGTCTGTGCCGTACTGTTGTATCATCTAATGGTTCCCGGTCAAGGAAGTGATTTGTGGTTGGATTCAGTTGCTTCAAAAGGACTTTAAGATGTTTCCTTGTTTCTCAAAgctttattttcaaatgtttaagtgatttttggaattatcgaggaaatTCTTCGCATAATATCAAGCGTagcatttgtttgttttcattctctttccgTTTGACTCCTTAGCGCCTTTACTGTCTACTTTCTCGTGTATCCAATTTAGTCCAATCAAGAGGGGAACAAAGTGGAATCAATTCTTCAGTAACTTCTAAAATTTCCACTATCAACTTTTCATTCTATGATCTGTGTTTACATTTTCTAAACTGTGCAAAACTTTTGTTGACCCGCATACTGTAGTAATGGAGGTTACGTTTGAACTTTACTGTTTGAATGACCGAGAGGACATTCGTGATTTAAAAAGCTTTTCCTAGTCATCTTCGGGAATTATGTAGAGCAAATAAGGGTAAAATTGGAACTAAGTggtttataaaaattttagtGATACAAATTCTCCTTCTCGACTATTTCAATctgaaaattgtggaaattttGTAATCTTATCAATCTACTCCAACTGAAGCGACTGCTAACTGTTTGGATCAGTTATTGCTGTTGTTGATCAGATCAAAGTTATTGTTATAAATGTGTTCTTGGATTTGAATAGTCCGATGGTGTAAAAAGTCGCGTTTTCTGAAGAAGTAAAgattttattaatattgtaTCCAGCTCAACTTAAGAGCAGATATAACGATTTTACATAGGAAGCTGATCCAGGCACCTCGCATGAACTGAACAAACTCACACTAGCTCAACCCCCTCCCCCACcccttcaatttcttccttattcgTCGAAATTTCTAACTTACCTATCGTTTGGCTCGATCTTCGTAGTGGCTTGTTTGACCATATCGGTCGAGTCGTTCATctgcaaacagaaaaaaatgtctagTGCTTTCTTCGGGGTACGTCTGGCCACTACAGCCTAACCCCGCTGCCATGCTCTTTGCGTTAATATGCACCTGCAGCTCGTTCAGAAGCTCCAGCGTGTTTGATCAGCTGTCAACCTTTGCCCAAtccctgatttttttctctcgttccACTCGAATCAgtggttctttttcttgcGCGATAGTCAGTCAGTCACCTCCCAGAGGACATGCCAGCAAGGAGCAGTAAACTGCAGCAGAACTCAAGATCTCTTCGTGGATTTGTGGATTTCGTTGCCTTCGAGAGGAGATATCTAAAATTGCAATCAGAACGGTTGCGATTCGGCGCTGCAGCGCAAAACATCCACGAACGAGGGAAAAGAAATGACGGAGACGGAGAGTTCTCGATTGAATCGCGAGAATGTGTGCGATACATGGAAACGCAGAGCGTTATCAGATCGCGTCCTGATAAGGCCTTGACGTGCGCCGCGACGGCGATTAGAGATCGCCGCGCGACAGGAGAGCGACACGCACACGCACGTTGGAGGGTCGCGCAAATAACGCTCGAACTTCGCGCAAAGCTGCTCACTGCTCTCTACGCTCTGCAAAAAAGGATAGTACTCATGTGAAATTGACAGTCAAACATCACTTTCACCAAGGAAAATTACTTCCAAAAAATCTTATGCtcatatttaaataaaaactataaaCTCGATATGGACTATAACCTCGCTTACGCTGTGCTTCTAGCAATCATCAGCCTCTCCCAAAATCTTTACATCCCCAATCTTTTCtaggaaatttcaagaaaaacaaaggaaggATACGTTCTACAAAAGTGCTGtgaaatggagaagaaaaagaaaaagaggaaaaagaaggtcCTCACAAAAGGGGTAATCACCTACCACATTATAAATATTCacacaagaaaaatttcgCTAATTTTATTCTGCAACAATAAATTTAAAGAggattttcctattttctagTGCGGAGAAAATTGgagtgatttgaaaaaattagataatCATCGTGTAAGACGACTGTAATAATAATCAGTGCAATAACtaggagaaaataaataaaataaataggaaaaaattaatatataCATAAATTAAGCCCACACATGCTTATGCTACAGAAAATAATTGCAGCAATATTAACCTTAATAGTAACATTCAGGTAATTCTCATTAACTAGAGAAAGTTCTAGAAATGATGtgaatacataaataaaaataaataaaaataataaatcctCTATTGCAGTGTCAAAGCTGGGCAAATTCCAAACTAATTTGcgcttttcgaaattttcgaaattgcaAGCTACTTCTTTTCAAgctaaaattctaaaacaaCATTTGACATTATTGACGTAGGCAGAAAAAATCGGTATTAATGtttaaaaaacgtttttttttgcatcaactT
This is a stretch of genomic DNA from Necator americanus strain Aroian chromosome II, whole genome shotgun sequence. It encodes these proteins:
- a CDS encoding hypothetical protein (NECATOR_CHRII.G7799.T1) — translated: MPARSSKLQQNSRSLRGFVDFVAFERRYLKLQSERLRFGAAAQNIHERGKRNDGDGEFSIESRECVRYMETQSVIRSRPDKALTCAATAIRDRRATGERHAHARWRVAQITLELRAKLLTALYALQKRIVLM